One segment of Leptospirillum ferrooxidans C2-3 DNA contains the following:
- a CDS encoding RrF2 family transcriptional regulator gives MLCRMSRKMEYALRSLIELALSREEGLSGAMVAERSGISPSFLKQILSLLVKEGLVESQRGRQGRYHVGKNPRDLTLLEIVERVEGELPSNFHGVSWGGETQKVFEEVDRNLRNCLMSVTLEMLTEAARVDRKKADPMFYI, from the coding sequence ATGCTTTGTCGTATGTCCCGTAAAATGGAGTATGCACTCAGGTCACTGATCGAACTTGCCCTTTCCCGCGAGGAAGGTCTCTCCGGGGCAATGGTTGCCGAGCGTTCTGGGATCTCTCCTTCGTTTTTAAAGCAAATTCTGTCTCTTCTGGTGAAAGAAGGACTTGTGGAAAGTCAGCGGGGGAGACAGGGCCGCTATCATGTCGGAAAAAATCCGAGGGACCTCACGCTTCTTGAAATCGTCGAGCGGGTTGAGGGTGAGCTTCCTTCCAATTTTCATGGGGTCAGTTGGGGAGGGGAAACCCAAAAGGTTTTTGAGGAAGTGGACCGAAACCTCAGAAATTGCCTGATGTCCGTGACACTTGAAATGTTGACGGAAGCAGCGCGTGTTGACAGGAAAAAAGCCGATCCGATGTTTTATATCTGA
- a CDS encoding SemiSWEET family sugar transporter — translation MDFFFEGYLLSHGNVIGFIAGTLTTISFLPQVYYVYRSKKTTDISLSMYLLFFFGVLTWLVYGLILGSPPIIFFNAITLLLSGAVLLAKLIY, via the coding sequence ATGGATTTCTTTTTTGAGGGATATTTGCTTTCGCACGGAAATGTCATCGGTTTTATTGCGGGAACTCTGACGACTATCTCCTTCCTTCCCCAGGTCTATTATGTCTATCGGTCGAAAAAGACCACGGACATATCTCTTTCAATGTATCTCCTGTTTTTTTTTGGTGTTCTGACATGGCTTGTTTATGGCCTGATCCTTGGATCCCCCCCGATCATATTCTTTAACGCCATCACGCTACTTCTTTCAGGAGCGGTGCTTTTAGCGAAGCTCATCTACTGA
- a CDS encoding lipocalin-like domain-containing protein: MKRSLLIAITVLFFLNARNTSAQTPFTTEAPSPEALLAPHPDFPIEWWYLTGIFDHQGKTPRKGFEATFFRFNVPGEKAPFSSPWDIHTLISDHAALTDTEKTKGRPFIWMEKTRRTFKKSVSIESKPFGIRLDTSFLALGSSPETLHLREEFNGRILDLTLDLPQKPLWEDPDHQLVTGDGPQDKAFYYSYPEISFHGKLGKVSDKGVVTWQTVSGKAWFDHEWTKSTLGKNQAGWLWLGLRLKQGELMAFQMETANGPDSHRGGTFVFTSASGNGKVIYLKNADIQITPITYARSSKTQICRPRTIQIRISKLHIEGTVAPVLSDQELSGSPPYWEGAVRFLSKDAPGEGYLEMTGRQDPKKCQ, from the coding sequence ATGAAAAGATCTCTCCTGATCGCCATCACCGTTCTTTTTTTCCTCAATGCCAGAAACACCTCAGCACAAACACCATTCACAACGGAGGCCCCTTCCCCGGAAGCGCTTCTGGCTCCCCACCCGGATTTCCCCATTGAATGGTGGTATCTGACAGGTATTTTTGATCATCAGGGAAAAACACCCCGAAAAGGATTTGAAGCGACATTTTTTCGGTTCAACGTCCCTGGAGAAAAAGCACCTTTCTCCTCTCCATGGGATATCCATACGCTGATTTCCGATCACGCGGCCCTCACCGATACCGAAAAGACAAAAGGCCGCCCATTCATCTGGATGGAAAAAACAAGAAGAACCTTTAAAAAGTCCGTTTCCATCGAATCCAAACCCTTTGGAATCAGACTCGATACAAGTTTTCTTGCACTTGGATCGTCACCTGAAACATTGCATTTGCGGGAAGAGTTTAATGGAAGAATCCTCGACCTGACTCTTGATTTACCACAAAAACCACTCTGGGAAGATCCAGACCATCAATTGGTGACAGGAGACGGACCACAGGACAAGGCCTTTTATTACTCTTACCCTGAGATTTCCTTCCACGGCAAGCTTGGAAAAGTCTCGGACAAGGGGGTTGTCACTTGGCAAACGGTCTCAGGAAAGGCATGGTTCGATCATGAGTGGACCAAAAGCACTCTCGGAAAAAATCAGGCCGGGTGGCTATGGCTCGGACTCAGGCTGAAACAAGGAGAGCTTATGGCTTTTCAGATGGAGACAGCCAATGGACCGGACAGCCATCGGGGAGGAACTTTTGTATTCACTTCAGCCTCGGGAAACGGAAAAGTGATCTATTTGAAAAATGCGGATATACAGATCACTCCAATCACCTATGCCAGATCGTCAAAAACACAAATTTGTCGACCACGAACGATACAGATCCGCATCAGCAAGCTCCACATCGAAGGGACGGTTGCCCCGGTCCTTTCCGATCAGGAGCTGTCCGGATCTCCCCCCTATTGGGAAGGGGCCGTCAGATTCCTTTCGAAAGATGCTCCTGGAGAAGGGTATCTGGAAATGACCGGGAGGCAAGACCCAAAAAAATGTCAGTGA
- a CDS encoding ABC transporter permease, with protein sequence MTTPFFSYSISHMRRHWLVTLLTILGISSGTAVIISVLLANESALLSFTRAIIHIKGKNDLVIRSPSGVPFRDDLVDNLHLVTPEIPFRLSPVITKQVYYQNSLFFVRGMDLLSELDGMPKGSPSQRLREKGALLAPGGLNRYHLRRGETITVDSGITHVPVKILGEIPKTESTLLMAANTLIMDISWVQGDFHSPGQIDQIDLFWRGSHPLTPNTLSFWAKKIRQIAGPALSVESPDAQHREYARLLDSYRSNLLALSLVSLIVGMFLIYNTISLLVIQRQKELQTLRLLGTTPREILVMILLEGGILGVLGGGLGVFLGHLLSHITIKAVAGTLSAIYLPPHIMPNLTPRGADLPVFLLTIGASVFSAFFPARIAMQASPSIGADRPHTEERIHQQWKWRVFSGLSLGLLGALLLKTPPIHGFPWGGYIGALALVFAVSLFVPPGVRLMGALLRALAPPESLFPEARSIWSHASSQFVFGISRSQVAISAVMVGLSMMIGISILVESFERTLEIWIQQNLVANLYVKPLTCRALTCRDTLPPDLEKRIASWKEVKMVAPYVLFPLSINGRRVWLGFSPLDRLIQKAPLSIMDPHPKKIVREFSNGDGVLISESFAFHSKKNPGDTLEIPTPDGQKRYRILAIFHDYQSSAGLILLPWNKMESLFHTDRPGSLSIFLKNPSDTEKIMARLTRDIPGHPAFFLRSQSGLNHRVMRIFHQSFAITYALLGISLLVSIIGVGNTLFLLIHERKWEMELLRILGFTSGQIMQIILLEAFFMALAGTILGIFLGTVVGYIIVFVINREAFGWTLFWIWPGERIALLSMALLLAATLSGLVPWMIFKKKLEKGIST encoded by the coding sequence TTGACCACACCTTTTTTCTCCTATTCCATTTCACACATGCGCCGGCACTGGCTTGTCACCTTGTTGACCATCCTCGGGATTTCCAGTGGAACGGCCGTGATCATTTCCGTTCTCCTGGCAAATGAGAGCGCCCTTTTATCGTTCACACGAGCCATTATTCATATCAAAGGGAAAAACGACCTCGTCATACGAAGCCCCTCCGGCGTCCCCTTCAGGGATGATCTTGTCGACAACCTCCATCTGGTCACCCCGGAGATCCCGTTCCGCCTCTCTCCGGTCATCACCAAACAGGTCTATTATCAAAACAGTCTCTTTTTTGTCAGGGGAATGGATCTTCTCTCGGAGCTCGACGGAATGCCGAAAGGATCCCCATCCCAGCGCCTGAGAGAAAAAGGCGCTCTGCTTGCTCCTGGCGGACTGAACCGCTACCACCTCCGAAGAGGAGAAACCATCACGGTCGACTCCGGGATTACACATGTCCCGGTCAAGATCCTGGGGGAAATCCCCAAAACCGAATCCACACTTCTGATGGCAGCGAACACATTGATCATGGATATATCCTGGGTGCAGGGTGACTTCCATTCGCCCGGACAAATCGATCAGATCGACTTGTTCTGGAGGGGATCACATCCCCTTACCCCGAACACCCTTTCTTTCTGGGCAAAAAAGATCCGCCAAATTGCCGGACCGGCTCTTTCCGTGGAGTCCCCCGACGCACAACATCGGGAATACGCCCGACTCCTGGATTCCTACCGATCCAATCTGCTTGCCCTGTCACTCGTGAGCCTGATCGTAGGGATGTTCCTGATCTACAACACCATTTCCCTTCTCGTCATCCAAAGGCAAAAAGAGCTACAAACCCTACGTCTCCTGGGAACCACACCCCGGGAAATCCTCGTCATGATTCTTCTTGAAGGAGGAATTCTGGGTGTTCTCGGAGGAGGACTGGGGGTCTTCCTTGGTCACCTCCTCTCCCACATCACTATCAAGGCAGTTGCGGGAACCCTTTCAGCCATCTATCTTCCCCCTCACATCATGCCCAACCTGACACCGAGGGGAGCCGACCTTCCTGTTTTCTTGCTGACGATCGGAGCGTCGGTTTTCTCAGCCTTCTTTCCGGCAAGAATCGCCATGCAGGCATCTCCATCAATCGGTGCAGACAGACCCCACACCGAAGAACGGATCCATCAACAATGGAAATGGCGAGTCTTTTCCGGATTATCTCTTGGACTTCTGGGGGCCCTTCTGTTAAAGACCCCTCCGATTCACGGCTTTCCATGGGGTGGGTATATCGGTGCTCTGGCACTGGTATTTGCCGTTAGCCTTTTTGTTCCTCCGGGGGTTCGCCTGATGGGAGCCCTGCTCCGTGCGCTCGCTCCTCCCGAGTCCCTCTTTCCGGAGGCCAGAAGCATCTGGTCCCATGCATCCTCACAGTTTGTCTTTGGTATCAGTCGAAGCCAGGTCGCCATTTCCGCAGTGATGGTCGGACTCTCCATGATGATCGGAATCTCCATTCTGGTTGAATCGTTTGAACGGACGCTTGAGATCTGGATCCAACAAAATCTCGTGGCGAACCTGTATGTCAAACCGCTCACATGCAGAGCCCTGACCTGTCGGGATACACTTCCCCCGGACCTTGAAAAACGGATTGCCTCCTGGAAGGAAGTCAAGATGGTTGCACCCTATGTCCTCTTTCCCCTCTCCATCAACGGACGGCGGGTCTGGCTCGGCTTCTCTCCCTTGGACCGGCTGATCCAAAAGGCTCCCCTTTCGATCATGGATCCTCACCCGAAAAAAATTGTACGGGAATTCTCAAACGGTGATGGCGTTCTGATCTCTGAAAGTTTTGCGTTCCATTCGAAAAAAAATCCTGGCGATACGCTGGAGATTCCAACCCCAGACGGACAAAAGAGATACCGCATTCTGGCAATTTTCCACGATTACCAGAGTTCAGCAGGACTCATTCTCCTTCCCTGGAACAAAATGGAATCACTTTTTCACACCGATCGGCCCGGAAGCCTGTCCATTTTTTTAAAAAATCCATCAGATACAGAGAAAATCATGGCCCGACTGACCCGGGACATTCCTGGCCACCCGGCTTTTTTCCTGAGATCCCAATCCGGACTCAACCACCGGGTCATGAGGATTTTTCACCAGTCCTTTGCCATTACCTACGCCCTTTTGGGCATCAGTCTTCTAGTCTCCATTATTGGAGTGGGAAATACGCTGTTTCTTCTGATTCATGAGCGGAAATGGGAGATGGAATTATTAAGGATCCTCGGCTTTACCTCGGGACAGATTATGCAAATCATCCTACTTGAGGCGTTTTTCATGGCGCTTGCGGGGACCATCCTGGGCATTTTTCTGGGAACAGTGGTCGGCTATATCATTGTTTTTGTCATCAACAGGGAAGCCTTTGGGTGGACACTTTTCTGGATCTGGCCAGGAGAGCGCATCGCACTTTTATCCATGGCACTCCTTTTGGCAGCAACCCTCTCCGGACTTGTTCCCTGGATGATTTTCAAAAAAAAGCTGGAAAAAGGAATTTCTACATGA
- a CDS encoding ABC transporter ATP-binding protein codes for MKALLAPPDPTGLKVIATNVVKHYGESDPSRPPVIRGLSLSITEGEWVALMGDSGSGKSTLLNLLAGIDTPNGGEISIGGESMIAKSEKERTLFRRKHMGFVFQFFNLFPTLSVLENVLLPARLLHFDKKQAKQQALSLLGEVGLFGKDHRFPSQLSGGEQQRVAIVRALIHRPRLILADEPTGSLDHDTGEGILALLKKLHQRDRPTIIMTTHSLDASLHAQRTIRIRDGQILPENQEFSH; via the coding sequence ATGAAAGCTCTCCTTGCGCCCCCTGATCCGACAGGCTTGAAGGTGATCGCAACGAATGTCGTCAAACACTATGGAGAGTCCGATCCGTCCCGTCCCCCCGTTATCCGGGGCCTCTCTCTTTCCATCACCGAGGGGGAATGGGTCGCACTGATGGGAGACTCCGGTTCCGGAAAATCCACCCTGCTGAATCTTCTGGCAGGCATCGACACTCCCAATGGAGGAGAGATCTCCATCGGGGGAGAGTCGATGATCGCCAAAAGCGAGAAAGAACGAACCCTTTTCAGAAGGAAGCATATGGGGTTCGTCTTCCAGTTTTTCAACCTCTTCCCCACGCTTTCAGTACTTGAAAATGTTCTTCTTCCTGCTAGGCTTCTTCATTTTGATAAAAAACAGGCCAAACAACAGGCGCTTTCCCTTCTTGGAGAGGTTGGACTGTTCGGAAAAGACCATCGATTTCCCTCCCAACTTTCCGGAGGAGAGCAACAACGCGTGGCCATCGTCCGGGCGCTCATCCATCGTCCACGCCTGATTTTGGCTGATGAACCGACAGGGTCACTCGACCACGATACAGGAGAGGGAATTTTGGCCCTTCTCAAAAAGCTTCACCAGCGCGACCGTCCCACCATCATCATGACCACCCACAGCCTCGATGCCTCCCTTCACGCCCAGCGAACCATACGGATCCGGGACGGACAGATCCTTCCGGAGAATCAGGAATTTTCCCATTGA
- a CDS encoding NAD(P)-dependent oxidoreductase, translating to MNPELPIMAPKNEIPGISAEYPIPHLQERQKQPDTPLLGWIGFGSMGWAMSGRLLDAGMNLTGYNRDSTKVPVNKRLKVAKTPGDVSRDARILFMMLTDGHATHSVLSGETGILSRLSPGTIVVNMSTISPKEAEKEAQIVEDAGGIYLDIPVSGSVVPAQNGQLLLLAGGPEKELAELAPILSILGKETLHLGDVGAGMTGKLIINTLLAAQMESLAQTVSLGEDLGFSRERILDLVFKSPLSCAFYQLKKENLTKRDYPKAFSVALMEKDLALAQKECLERSISSTFATELRGPFQKALEQGFGDQDLSAVFEVFRGRNPS from the coding sequence ATGAACCCGGAGTTGCCGATCATGGCCCCCAAAAACGAAATTCCCGGGATTTCTGCGGAGTATCCCATCCCTCACCTTCAAGAAAGACAAAAACAACCGGATACTCCGCTTTTGGGGTGGATCGGATTTGGAAGCATGGGGTGGGCAATGTCCGGAAGACTCCTTGATGCGGGCATGAACCTGACCGGATACAACAGGGACAGCACCAAAGTTCCCGTCAACAAAAGACTGAAAGTCGCAAAAACCCCCGGTGATGTATCAAGGGATGCCCGAATCCTGTTCATGATGCTGACAGATGGCCATGCAACACATTCCGTCCTTTCAGGCGAAACCGGAATTCTCTCCCGACTGTCTCCCGGGACGATCGTCGTCAACATGTCAACCATCTCCCCGAAGGAAGCCGAAAAAGAAGCACAAATAGTCGAAGACGCAGGAGGCATTTATCTGGACATCCCTGTTTCCGGATCGGTTGTTCCCGCCCAGAACGGACAGTTGCTTCTTCTGGCGGGGGGGCCGGAGAAAGAACTTGCAGAACTTGCCCCCATCCTCTCCATTCTTGGAAAGGAAACGCTTCATCTTGGAGACGTCGGCGCCGGAATGACGGGAAAACTGATCATCAATACCCTTCTTGCCGCACAGATGGAATCCTTGGCCCAGACGGTTTCTCTTGGGGAAGATCTGGGGTTCTCAAGGGAGAGGATTCTCGACCTTGTCTTCAAAAGCCCTTTATCCTGCGCCTTCTATCAGTTAAAAAAGGAGAACCTCACCAAAAGGGACTATCCCAAAGCCTTTTCTGTCGCTCTGATGGAGAAGGATCTCGCCCTCGCACAAAAAGAGTGTTTGGAGCGTTCCATCTCCTCAACCTTTGCAACAGAGCTTCGAGGTCCCTTCCAAAAAGCTCTGGAGCAGGGATTCGGTGATCAGGATCTATCCGCTGTTTTTGAGGTCTTTCGAGGCCGGAACCCGTCATGA
- a CDS encoding TrbC/VirB2 family protein, which produces MVPHALLVNLFVGNYGENSQITAFANSVANFVVYGLGSFLFVLGMAKAGFAMKSHDADGIRQGVMTIAGGSLMLMSKSIWETLTNWSGF; this is translated from the coding sequence ATGGTTCCCCACGCTTTATTGGTCAATCTGTTTGTCGGAAACTATGGTGAAAATTCCCAGATCACCGCATTTGCGAACAGCGTCGCCAATTTTGTTGTCTATGGTCTTGGCAGTTTTTTATTTGTTCTTGGAATGGCGAAAGCGGGTTTCGCCATGAAAAGTCATGACGCGGACGGCATCCGGCAGGGAGTGATGACCATTGCCGGCGGTTCCTTGATGCTGATGTCCAAGTCCATATGGGAAACGTTGACCAATTGGTCGGGTTTTTAG
- a CDS encoding VirB4 family type IV secretion system protein yields the protein MRNSHRQLKGTGHPVSSSFDLLTIDQDILLGVSGRGSLTWALSGADIFMKSDPEVFQVYRGIENLAHHLPSGMGLQLRIRQQSGIPQENPELMPPWGSTLLKGREDQSSSENRMFIEERIRDASIRFLRKRELFLSLVIYGEETKKLLAPSWHPIRQISSMFGGDLIGKYGKTASSLRKAGALVEAMLPGCGLLGRRMMGDELARYLFTLANPLYKGGLPDQLLSDSRHSTLRERISQTTFWEKEDGIIAVDPSGLRMSGKMHALRLLPFEVDRETLSPLLFDLDFSHDLVMNIWKPAHEKLAKKVQSDATINRFLTYILPGRSYRIESDISSAEEFLTRSFDGPAESRVPLVINMCIGVWSRDEAEAVSRGEQITQCFAAMNGAMAGVDPYRQWPLFLSGLPLEGDANDRWEGLLSREFSRLFPVWDGSVCDPDPWFWGKNHLSECAGLNFWRPQDPNHNGLVVGRSGGGKSFAIKMLVGQFLVHSGEHQVIVVENGGDFERHCEYFEGDYVRIDLSGQYSLNPFPTRHFIMMSVGPPREYDPDLLGFLCGVVETFLASSMEVTSLHRRILTLCLEEVYDQLPGDDVRPVLSHLVRELFRFRGRDREDEETGYRMGKILESWVGGMYGPLLNSGEGISTSGRLLAFDLSGLEHHEPLKAVVFAYIAGLSLWRLLSGSGEKRLFLVFDEAHRILAHLRGTSFLSHLYRTVRKYGGGVIAISQSPEDFLGEDLSAGILNNTSWKWIFPVSSKEEDLLAFGLTAREIELLSTLDSRPGDFSEVLFSRQGQSMILRLEPSLLEYWLSAKSPEEDRVVKERVLETGGLKEALKSLLEER from the coding sequence ATGAGGAATTCTCACAGACAGCTCAAGGGAACAGGTCATCCTGTTTCGTCCTCCTTTGATCTTTTGACAATCGATCAGGATATCCTTTTGGGCGTTTCCGGACGGGGATCCCTGACATGGGCTTTATCCGGTGCGGATATTTTCATGAAATCGGACCCCGAGGTTTTTCAGGTTTACCGGGGAATTGAAAACTTGGCGCACCACCTTCCCTCGGGAATGGGACTTCAGCTTCGCATTCGCCAACAATCCGGAATCCCTCAAGAAAATCCTGAACTCATGCCGCCATGGGGATCGACCCTTTTGAAAGGAAGGGAGGATCAATCGTCTTCTGAAAATAGAATGTTCATCGAGGAGAGGATCAGGGACGCCTCCATTCGATTCCTCAGAAAAAGGGAGCTTTTTTTATCACTTGTCATTTATGGAGAAGAGACCAAAAAGCTTCTTGCTCCTTCATGGCACCCGATCCGGCAGATCTCTTCCATGTTTGGGGGCGATCTCATAGGCAAGTACGGGAAGACTGCCTCATCTCTCAGGAAGGCAGGAGCTCTTGTGGAAGCCATGCTCCCGGGGTGTGGTCTTTTGGGAAGGCGGATGATGGGGGATGAACTGGCCCGCTATCTTTTTACCCTGGCCAATCCCCTCTATAAGGGGGGGCTTCCCGATCAACTGCTTTCTGATTCCCGTCATTCCACTCTCCGCGAAAGGATCAGCCAGACGACCTTTTGGGAAAAAGAGGACGGAATCATTGCCGTTGATCCATCCGGTCTCAGGATGTCGGGGAAAATGCACGCATTGAGGCTTCTCCCGTTTGAAGTGGATCGGGAAACCCTTTCTCCTCTTCTTTTCGATCTGGACTTTTCCCATGACCTGGTCATGAATATCTGGAAACCCGCCCATGAGAAACTGGCGAAGAAGGTTCAGTCCGATGCGACGATCAATCGGTTCCTGACCTATATCCTGCCCGGACGATCGTATCGGATTGAATCGGACATTTCGTCTGCGGAGGAGTTTCTCACCAGATCCTTCGACGGACCTGCCGAATCGAGGGTACCGCTTGTGATCAACATGTGCATCGGGGTCTGGTCCCGGGACGAAGCGGAGGCGGTTTCCAGAGGAGAGCAGATCACCCAGTGCTTTGCCGCCATGAATGGGGCGATGGCTGGAGTTGATCCCTATCGGCAGTGGCCCCTTTTCCTTTCAGGCTTGCCGCTGGAAGGGGATGCCAATGATCGGTGGGAGGGTCTCCTTTCCCGGGAGTTTTCGAGATTGTTTCCTGTATGGGATGGGTCCGTGTGCGATCCCGATCCATGGTTCTGGGGAAAAAATCATCTTTCGGAGTGCGCCGGGCTCAACTTCTGGCGGCCCCAGGACCCAAACCACAATGGACTGGTCGTCGGCCGGTCCGGCGGGGGGAAATCCTTTGCCATCAAGATGCTGGTCGGGCAGTTTTTGGTCCACTCCGGGGAACATCAGGTCATTGTCGTGGAAAATGGTGGGGATTTTGAAAGGCATTGCGAGTATTTCGAGGGAGATTATGTCCGGATCGATCTGAGCGGACAATACTCCCTGAATCCGTTTCCAACCCGTCACTTCATTATGATGTCCGTTGGGCCCCCAAGGGAATATGATCCCGACCTTTTGGGTTTTTTATGCGGTGTTGTGGAGACATTCCTGGCCTCTTCGATGGAGGTGACAAGCCTCCATCGAAGAATCCTGACGCTTTGCCTTGAGGAGGTCTATGACCAACTCCCCGGAGATGATGTCCGTCCGGTCCTTTCGCATCTTGTCCGGGAGCTTTTCCGGTTCAGGGGAAGGGACAGGGAGGATGAGGAGACCGGTTATCGCATGGGGAAAATCCTGGAGTCGTGGGTCGGCGGAATGTATGGTCCATTGCTGAACAGCGGAGAAGGCATATCCACCTCCGGGCGCCTCTTGGCCTTCGACCTTTCAGGTCTTGAGCATCATGAGCCACTCAAGGCTGTTGTGTTTGCCTATATTGCCGGCCTGTCCCTCTGGAGGCTTCTTTCCGGTTCCGGAGAAAAGCGGCTTTTTCTGGTCTTTGATGAAGCCCATCGCATTCTGGCCCATCTCCGGGGAACCTCGTTCCTCTCCCATCTGTACCGGACCGTCCGCAAATATGGTGGCGGGGTGATTGCCATCAGTCAGTCTCCGGAGGATTTTCTGGGAGAGGATCTTTCCGCCGGCATTTTAAACAACACTTCCTGGAAATGGATCTTTCCGGTCTCGAGCAAGGAAGAGGATCTTCTGGCGTTTGGATTGACGGCCAGGGAGATTGAACTTCTTTCCACACTGGATTCCCGTCCCGGTGATTTTTCGGAGGTTCTTTTTTCGAGGCAGGGACAGTCGATGATTCTCCGGCTTGAGCCGAGTCTTCTGGAGTACTGGCTTTCCGCGAAATCTCCGGAAGAGGATCGGGTTGTCAAAGAGCGTGTTCTGGAAACCGGTGGACTCAAGGAAGCCTTGAAAAGTCTTTTGGAGGAGAGATGA
- a CDS encoding DNA-dependent RNA polymerase — MNRMFLSGFLVSLIVITIPLVWLIDARSSSRVLPTPPVAVPEARTTFSLPVEPPAPVHATPVTEADPSDNIVMVKKLPEKVIPPEESSGEVRDRAPIRTLVYDASRLYTLRTALSHVTIVDLPEDAREVYVGDSKLFLAEVLGSRIKVKPITYDLKSRTNMIVYTEHDRLSFRLLVVPPGEEDDLLSFRLPKSETVVNLNPIKTVLRKKLKEEESQDLSMKRRDFLKEGDPQHPLRATFHADKLLVRLLGFSSLDQNQYAVIDCRNDSGHDVTLRRIRLRRFQKSLLWETSRHYEDGMDWSRDLDKTVPAGQHVRLLLEVGKITPLSQREGLFLSGRVRTSGGGEIAIKAVSAGERL, encoded by the coding sequence ATGAACAGGATGTTTCTCTCCGGCTTTCTGGTGTCATTGATTGTCATCACCATTCCCCTGGTCTGGCTGATCGATGCACGATCGTCTTCGAGAGTTCTTCCCACTCCTCCGGTCGCTGTTCCCGAGGCCAGAACGACCTTTTCCCTCCCGGTTGAGCCACCTGCTCCGGTCCATGCGACGCCGGTTACAGAAGCCGATCCTTCCGACAACATTGTCATGGTCAAGAAGCTTCCGGAAAAGGTGATTCCTCCCGAGGAAAGCTCCGGGGAGGTTCGGGACAGGGCTCCCATCCGGACCCTCGTGTATGATGCGAGCCGTCTTTACACCCTCCGCACAGCCCTTTCCCATGTCACGATCGTCGATCTTCCGGAGGATGCCCGCGAGGTTTATGTCGGGGATTCCAAACTCTTTCTGGCGGAGGTCTTGGGTTCCAGAATCAAGGTGAAGCCCATTACATACGATCTGAAAAGCCGAACGAACATGATTGTCTACACAGAACATGATCGCCTGTCCTTCAGGCTTCTGGTCGTTCCTCCCGGAGAGGAGGACGACCTTCTGAGCTTTCGCCTTCCGAAAAGTGAAACAGTCGTCAACCTGAATCCGATCAAGACCGTTCTTCGGAAAAAGTTAAAGGAAGAGGAGAGTCAGGACCTTTCGATGAAAAGACGGGATTTTTTAAAGGAAGGAGATCCTCAGCATCCTCTTAGGGCGACCTTCCACGCGGACAAGCTTTTGGTCCGTCTTCTGGGATTTTCCTCACTGGATCAAAATCAGTATGCCGTCATCGACTGCAGAAACGACTCTGGACATGACGTGACACTCAGACGGATCCGGCTTCGACGATTTCAGAAGTCCCTTTTGTGGGAGACGAGCCGCCATTATGAGGATGGGATGGACTGGTCGAGAGATCTGGACAAGACCGTTCCGGCAGGACAACACGTACGTCTTCTTCTTGAGGTTGGCAAGATCACTCCGCTTTCCCAACGGGAAGGACTCTTTTTGTCGGGAAGGGTCCGGACGTCCGGCGGCGGAGAAATAGCGATAAAGGCGGTTTCTGCGGGAGAAAGGCTTTGA
- a CDS encoding AAA family ATPase — MIDGPERLCQDRLDRLLHSLSRIESRMNEGFGEREEVIRNCILALLANEHVYLIGPPGTAKSLIIRTFSGFFEHISLYETLLHGDSHLSDLLVPTLSGKSLLSCQIVFLDEVFRAPRDLLLGLLSFMNERRFYHPDPVPVPLMSLFGASNQSPSPADGLEAFYDRFTYRCILRPMESRERFFQMIFQSGDFWERMTDGYEDGGFLPDFFSLIPGLARMRLPWEAETRDGLFELRRSLGNEGVFISDRRWKKVVLAATVNALYEGASSVLPNHLSGLKNVLWSYPTEIRPIERILSSYR; from the coding sequence ATGATCGATGGTCCGGAAAGGCTTTGCCAGGATCGCCTGGACCGGCTCCTGCATTCACTTTCCCGGATAGAATCCCGGATGAATGAGGGATTCGGAGAGCGGGAAGAGGTGATCAGAAACTGCATTCTGGCCCTTTTGGCGAATGAGCATGTCTATCTGATCGGTCCCCCTGGAACGGCAAAAAGTCTTATCATCAGAACGTTTTCCGGTTTTTTTGAACATATTTCACTCTATGAGACGCTTTTGCATGGCGACTCGCATCTATCCGATCTTCTTGTTCCGACTCTTTCGGGGAAAAGTCTTCTTTCCTGCCAGATCGTCTTTCTGGACGAGGTCTTTCGTGCTCCGAGAGATCTTCTCCTGGGGCTTCTGTCCTTCATGAACGAACGACGGTTCTACCATCCGGATCCCGTTCCTGTCCCGCTTATGAGTCTTTTTGGAGCGAGTAATCAAAGTCCGTCTCCGGCAGATGGGCTTGAGGCTTTTTATGACCGATTCACCTATCGTTGCATTTTGCGTCCGATGGAATCCCGGGAGCGTTTCTTTCAGATGATTTTCCAGTCGGGAGATTTTTGGGAAAGGATGACTGATGGATATGAGGATGGAGGGTTTCTTCCGGACTTTTTCTCCCTGATCCCGGGGCTTGCCAGAATGAGGCTCCCATGGGAAGCGGAGACGCGGGACGGTTTATTTGAACTTCGTCGTTCCCTTGGAAACGAGGGGGTTTTCATCTCCGATCGAAGATGGAAAAAAGTGGTTCTGGCGGCAACGGTCAATGCCCTGTACGAGGGGGCATCGTCTGTTTTGCCGAACCATCTGTCAGGACTGAAAAATGTGTTATGGAGCTATCCCACCGAGATTCGTCCGATCGAACGGATTCTGTCCTCCTATCGATAG